A genomic window from Chitinophaga pollutisoli includes:
- a CDS encoding ABC transporter ATP-binding protein, translated as MQPVIAIRNLHKSFGNKQVLKDINLEVRPGEIIGYIGPNGAGKSTTVKILIGLQGDFEGEVSVLGHDLRTDTLAVKALTGYVPENAEIYEVLTPMEYLSFTGKLYGLDDAVIAERGQRMLQAFGLLENKDQRMDTFSKGMRQKVLIISGLLHNPQIVILDEPLSGLDANAVIIVKEIITLLKKENKTIFYCSHMMDVVEKVADRIVLIDEGRIVADGTFRQLQQQEGETLEQVFARLTGKQQLSEQADQFINALGQ; from the coding sequence ATGCAACCAGTTATCGCCATACGGAACCTGCACAAAAGTTTCGGGAACAAACAGGTGTTGAAAGACATTAACCTGGAGGTTCGTCCGGGCGAAATCATCGGATACATCGGCCCTAATGGCGCCGGTAAGTCGACCACGGTGAAGATTCTCATCGGGCTGCAGGGAGATTTTGAGGGAGAAGTGAGCGTGTTGGGGCATGACCTCCGCACCGATACCCTGGCCGTTAAAGCCCTCACGGGTTATGTACCTGAAAATGCGGAGATATATGAAGTGCTTACGCCCATGGAATATCTTTCGTTTACCGGCAAGTTGTACGGGCTCGACGATGCCGTTATCGCGGAACGCGGGCAGCGCATGCTGCAGGCTTTCGGGCTGCTGGAGAACAAAGACCAGCGGATGGACACTTTTTCCAAAGGGATGCGCCAGAAAGTGCTGATTATTTCAGGGTTGCTGCACAACCCGCAGATCGTGATCCTCGACGAGCCGCTTTCCGGCCTGGACGCCAATGCGGTGATCATCGTGAAAGAAATTATTACGCTGCTCAAGAAAGAAAATAAAACCATTTTCTATTGCTCGCATATGATGGACGTGGTGGAGAAAGTGGCTGACAGGATCGTGCTGATCGACGAAGGCCGCATCGTGGCCGACGGTACATTCCGGCAGTTGCAGCAGCAGGAAGGCGAAACCCTCGAGCAGGTGTTTGCCCGGCTTACCGGCAAGCAGCAGCTGAGCGAGCAGGCGGATCAATTCATCAACGCCCTCGGGCAATAA
- the porQ gene encoding type IX secretion system protein PorQ, giving the protein MKLRFLIIWLLLPLFAGAQLLGGRQSYAFLELPPSPQITALGGLNVAILGSDVSTALLNPALLRPEMGGQLQVNMAGYNGGIKYMHTAFGAYAPGIGTSFAASLQYVGYGTIPHTDVTGNVMGSFRPVDFSFQLTASRRYLEKWHYGLTLKYIRSKYFDYGSTGIAADVGITFSDSARGWQAGLVVTNMGTQFSKYAPGENATLPFDLQIGISKRLAHVPIQLSATIHHLHQFDIRYEGPDLRDELQIENGDTLRTGGRGIDNLFRHFVLAGQWNIGKYIELTGAYNHLRRQELSLPERRGMSGFSMGVGLVVKKFQLRYARSWYQRSIGFHHIGASIPLQQWAGIGIFEKERTVKPNPRKHTHAHATSYRHTEPAQKFREQTGVERH; this is encoded by the coding sequence GTGAAACTCCGATTCCTGATCATATGGCTGTTGCTTCCCCTTTTCGCCGGCGCCCAGTTGCTGGGCGGGCGGCAATCGTACGCTTTCCTGGAGCTGCCGCCATCGCCGCAGATCACCGCGCTGGGCGGGCTCAACGTAGCCATCCTGGGCAGCGATGTAAGTACGGCGCTCCTCAATCCCGCGTTGCTCCGGCCGGAAATGGGCGGGCAACTGCAGGTGAACATGGCGGGCTATAACGGCGGTATCAAATACATGCACACGGCTTTCGGGGCATACGCGCCGGGGATCGGCACCAGTTTCGCGGCGAGCCTCCAGTACGTGGGGTACGGCACCATCCCGCATACAGACGTTACGGGGAATGTGATGGGGAGCTTTCGCCCGGTGGATTTTTCCTTCCAGCTCACCGCCTCCCGCCGCTACCTCGAAAAATGGCACTACGGCCTCACCCTCAAATACATCCGCAGCAAATATTTTGATTACGGCTCCACCGGTATCGCCGCCGACGTGGGGATTACGTTCTCCGACAGCGCCCGCGGCTGGCAGGCGGGGCTTGTAGTCACCAATATGGGCACGCAGTTCAGCAAATACGCGCCCGGCGAAAACGCTACCCTGCCCTTCGACCTGCAAATAGGCATTTCGAAACGGCTCGCACATGTGCCCATCCAGCTGTCGGCCACCATCCACCACCTCCACCAGTTCGATATCCGCTACGAAGGGCCGGACCTGCGCGATGAATTGCAAATCGAAAACGGCGACACCCTGCGAACGGGAGGCCGCGGGATCGATAATCTCTTCCGGCATTTCGTGCTGGCGGGCCAATGGAACATTGGGAAATACATTGAGCTGACGGGCGCTTACAACCATCTTCGCCGACAGGAATTATCGCTGCCCGAACGCCGGGGAATGAGCGGTTTTTCCATGGGCGTGGGACTGGTGGTGAAGAAATTCCAGTTGCGGTATGCCCGCAGCTGGTACCAGCGTTCCATCGGTTTTCACCATATCGGCGCCAGCATTCCTTTGCAACAGTGGGCAGGAATCGGTATTTTCGAAAAAGAGCGGACCGTTAAACCCAATCCGCGGAAACATACACATGCACATGCAACCAGTTATCGCCATACGGAACCTGCACAAAAGTTTCGGGAACAAACAGGTGTTGAAAGACATTAA